Sequence from the Deltaproteobacteria bacterium genome:
GGGTGGGGCCGTGCTGGATTTTGAGCTGTCCGAAGAGCAGAACATCCTGCGGAATCAGATCCGCGAATTCGCCGAAAACGAGATCAAGCCCATCGCCGGGCACCTCGACGAGACCGAGACGTTTTCCGTCGAACTGACGCGCAAGATGGCCGACATGGGCCTGTTCGGCATGTTCGTCGGCGAGGACTTCGGCGGCAGCGGCGCGGGGTATCTCGAATACATCATCGCCGTCGAGGAGATCGCCCGGGTGGACGGCTCGCAGGCCGCGACCGTGGCCGCGGGCAATTCGCTGGGCATCGGGCCGATCTGGAACTTCGGCACCGAGGCGCAGAAGCGCGAATGGCTGCCGCGCCTGTGCCGCGGCGAGATCCTCGCGAGCTTCGGCCTGACCGAGCCCAACGCCGGCTCCGACGCGGGGCACAGCACGACCTCGGCGCGCATGGAAAACGGCGAGTGGGTCATCAACGGCAGCAAAATCTTCATCACCAACTCGTCGTCGTCCATGGCGGGGGTGTGCGTGGTGCAGGCGGTCACGGGCGTGGGTGAGCACAAGAAGGCCGAGCTTTCGTGCATCCTCGTCCCGCACGGCACGCCGGGGTTCACCACGCAGACGATGCACGGCAAGCTCATGTGGCGCGGCTCCGACACCGGCCAACTCTTTTTCGACAACTGCCGCGTGCCCGAAGAAAACCTGCTGGGCTCGCGCGGCGAGGGCTTCAAGCAGATGATGCAGACGCTCGACGCCGGGCGTTTGTCCATCGCCGCGATGGGCGTGGGCGGCGCGCAGGGTGCGTTCGAGCTCGCGCACCGCTACGCGCAGGAGCGCTCGCAGTTCGGCCGCGCCATCGGCAACTTCCAGGCGATCGCCTACAAGCTCGCCGACATGGCGACCGAGATCGAGGCCGCGCGGATGCTGCTCTACAAGGCCGCGTGGCTCAAAGACATGCACAAGCCCTTCGGCAAGGTCGCCGCGATGGCGAAGCTCTACGCCAGCGAGGTCATGCACCGCGTGGTGCACTCCGCGGTGCAGATTCACGGGGGATACGGCCTGATGAAGGAGTACCCGGTGGAGCGTTTCTACCGCGACCAGCGTCTGCTGGAGATCGGCGAGGGCACGAGCGAGATCCAGCGCCTCGTCATCGCCCGCCACCTGGGATTCAAGCCGGTCTTCTGAACCGAGAGAGCGACTTCCGTTGTGGCCCTCACCCCGTCTCGCTTCGCTCGCCACCCCTCTCCCGTCACGACGGGAGAGGGGCCGGGGGTGAGGGCCTTGACCCCCGCGCCCCCCCGTGGTTACACTTTCCTCATCGGATCTTTGACAATTGGGGGTGATACGGTTTCGACGGAGTTGTGCAGGAACGTGACCTGCGAGCCGAGGTGCCGGTTGGCCTCGTAAAAAGCCGGCAAAACACAGTCGCCAACAACGACTTCGCTCTCGCCGCCTAGTTAGCGGCGACGTCTGCCCGTCCTGTGCCCGCGGGGGCGGATCAGGCGTCACTTAGCGGGATAGCCCACCCGAGACCCCGGTTCGAGGGATGGGCGAAATCAGTCCGGAAAGGGTTCGCGTGAGCCGCGCCATGTCTCCGCATTAAATGACGGCGGTTGGGCGCGCGCGGACCGACATCAAACCACATGGATACGCTCGTAGACGGCCGTTGCCGGCAATTTCGGACGCGGGTTCAACTCCCGCCACCTCCACCACTCTTTCTTTTTGAACTCGTTCTCTCTATATTTGGGTCAAGTGCGAGGGGCTTTTGCAGGAGCACACACAAGCGCGTGAAGTAAAGGGTTTTTCGACGAGCACGCCGCTTCCGGGTGCGTCCGATCTTATGGACGCGGTTGCCGCCTCAAGCACCCATTTTTGCCCCAAAACGCCTCTTTCTCCGTCTCTTTCTCTAAAACCTTTGGACTACCCCCACCTCGTCCATAAGATGAGAGTGCTGGAAATTCAATGGGTTACGCGAAGCGTTTTTTCGAGGGTTCGACTCTCACAAGGGGACAACGCAAACAAAAGGAAAGGCTGCTAATCGAAATGAGCCGTCTAATTACTGATACAAATGTGTGGTACGATGTCGCGTCGGGCTCGTCGGATCT
This genomic interval carries:
- a CDS encoding acyl-CoA dehydrogenase family protein, with amino-acid sequence MDFELSEEQNILRNQIREFAENEIKPIAGHLDETETFSVELTRKMADMGLFGMFVGEDFGGSGAGYLEYIIAVEEIARVDGSQAATVAAGNSLGIGPIWNFGTEAQKREWLPRLCRGEILASFGLTEPNAGSDAGHSTTSARMENGEWVINGSKIFITNSSSSMAGVCVVQAVTGVGEHKKAELSCILVPHGTPGFTTQTMHGKLMWRGSDTGQLFFDNCRVPEENLLGSRGEGFKQMMQTLDAGRLSIAAMGVGGAQGAFELAHRYAQERSQFGRAIGNFQAIAYKLADMATEIEAARMLLYKAAWLKDMHKPFGKVAAMAKLYASEVMHRVVHSAVQIHGGYGLMKEYPVERFYRDQRLLEIGEGTSEIQRLVIARHLGFKPVF